A genomic segment from Desulfonatronum lacustre DSM 10312 encodes:
- a CDS encoding DUF1007 family protein, with protein sequence MPAKAGIQAMLAAFEQLRTRTNAMHRLRRTSLFFLAVTTLLFMTAQPARAHPHVWVDYAIEARFDATGLVGFQHRWTFDEMFSSQIMDMFDADGNGVFSDEEIEEVRRGAFEYLSEYDYFIQIKVNDSPFHVASVTDFRASIQGHQVVYDFFIPCPVPVGAEPKIVHLLVADMEYFVDLGLETDGLSVSGKEHVSVRSAFHSSEAFSFWGGAWEPRHLTLEFQKSS encoded by the coding sequence ATGCCCGCGAAGGCGGGCATCCAGGCCATGCTTGCCGCATTTGAGCAGTTACGAACAAGGACCAACGCCATGCATCGGCTTCGCCGGACCAGCCTCTTTTTTCTGGCCGTGACCACGTTGCTCTTCATGACCGCGCAACCGGCCCGGGCCCATCCGCACGTCTGGGTGGATTACGCCATTGAGGCCCGGTTCGACGCCACGGGGCTGGTCGGATTTCAGCACCGTTGGACCTTTGACGAAATGTTCAGCAGCCAGATCATGGACATGTTCGACGCGGACGGAAACGGCGTCTTTTCGGACGAGGAGATCGAAGAGGTCCGCCGGGGAGCGTTCGAGTATCTGAGCGAATACGACTACTTCATCCAGATCAAGGTCAACGACTCCCCTTTCCACGTGGCCTCGGTCACGGACTTCCGGGCCTCCATCCAGGGCCACCAGGTGGTCTACGACTTTTTCATCCCCTGTCCCGTTCCGGTCGGCGCGGAGCCGAAAATAGTGCACCTGCTGGTGGCGGACATGGAATACTTCGTGGACCTCGGGCTGGAGACGGACGGACTGTCCGTCAGCGGCAAAGAGCACGTCTCGGTCCGCTCCGCGTTTCACAGCAGCGAGGCCTTTTCCTTCTGGGGCGGGGCTTGGGAGCCCAGGCATCTCACCCTGGAGTTCCAGAAATCGTCCTGA
- the aroC gene encoding chorismate synthase → MSGNTIGRVFCLTTFGESHGPGLGGVVDGCPAGIALDEAVIQRELDRRKPGQGLGTTSRKEADQVRLLSGVFEGRTTGTAIGFFIANEDQRSRDYGPLEFLHRPGHADITYQAKYGVRDYRGGGRSSGRETVCRVVGGAIAQEVLAAQGVTVTAYTVELGGIGLESVSCSGSHCESSSGASPGVIQEGVAERPFFAAHPELVGPWEERIKEVRGQGDTLGGVVEILAQGVPAGLGEPVLDKLDARLAYALMGVGAVKGVEIGAGFAAARMLGSANNDPILANGFASNNAGGVLGGISSGQPLVVRVAVKPIPSIAKPQTTVDQHGREHELRIGGRHDICAIPRIVPVLKAMVCLTLADLLLLHRAAGHSRS, encoded by the coding sequence ATGAGCGGAAACACCATCGGTCGTGTCTTTTGCCTGACCACCTTCGGCGAGTCCCACGGACCCGGCCTGGGCGGCGTGGTGGACGGCTGTCCGGCGGGGATCGCCCTGGACGAGGCCGTGATCCAGCGGGAGCTGGACCGCCGCAAGCCCGGGCAAGGGCTGGGGACCACCAGCCGCAAGGAGGCCGACCAGGTCCGACTGCTCTCCGGGGTGTTTGAGGGCAGGACCACGGGCACGGCCATCGGCTTTTTCATCGCCAACGAGGACCAGCGTTCCCGTGATTACGGGCCCCTGGAATTCCTGCATCGCCCCGGCCACGCGGACATCACCTACCAAGCCAAGTACGGTGTCCGGGACTACCGCGGCGGGGGGCGGTCCTCGGGCCGGGAGACGGTCTGCCGGGTGGTGGGCGGAGCCATTGCCCAGGAGGTTCTGGCCGCGCAGGGCGTCACCGTGACCGCGTACACGGTGGAATTGGGCGGCATCGGCCTGGAGAGCGTATCTTGTTCCGGGAGTCATTGTGAGTCCAGTTCCGGAGCAAGCCCGGGAGTGATCCAGGAGGGCGTGGCGGAGCGCCCGTTTTTCGCCGCTCACCCCGAATTGGTCGGCCCGTGGGAGGAGCGGATCAAAGAGGTTCGCGGCCAGGGCGACACCCTTGGCGGAGTCGTGGAAATCCTGGCTCAGGGCGTCCCGGCGGGTTTGGGCGAGCCCGTATTGGACAAGTTGGACGCCCGTCTCGCGTATGCCCTGATGGGCGTGGGCGCGGTCAAGGGCGTGGAAATCGGGGCAGGATTCGCGGCGGCCCGGATGCTGGGCAGTGCGAACAACGACCCGATCCTCGCCAATGGATTCGCTTCCAACAACGCCGGAGGCGTTCTCGGCGGGATCAGCTCCGGCCAGCCTCTGGTGGTCCGGGTCGCGGTCAAGCCCATCCCCTCCATCGCCAAGCCCCAGACCACCGTGGATCAACACGGGCGGGAGCACGAACTACGCATCGGCGGCCGCCACGACATCTGCGCCATCCCCCGGATCGTCCCGGTGCTCAAAGCCATGGTCTGCCTGACCCTGGCGGACTTGCTCCTGCTGCACCGCGCCGCGGGTCATTCGCGATCGTAG
- a CDS encoding ion transporter, translated as MTTTPNTSTRDRILNLVQNSRFQNAIIFVIIINGIVLGLETSAWAMELAGPLLLGLDRLCLAIFIVEIGLKLYAQRRSFFREGWNVFDFLVVAISLVPSHGGLAVLRSLRVLRVMRMISALPNMRRVIAAMLHALPGVSSVAGIVGIIFYVGAVISTKLFSASFPEWFGSVGGSLYTLFQIMTLESWSMGIVRPVMEVYPQAWMFFVPFIIVTTYTVINLVVGIIVGAMEEKAIEEGTKEDPAKVWLKLESRLEGMDAKLAELLKERNGRSDGPR; from the coding sequence ATGACCACCACACCCAACACAAGTACTCGCGATCGAATCCTGAACCTCGTCCAGAACAGCCGATTTCAGAACGCTATTATTTTCGTGATCATCATCAACGGCATCGTCCTCGGCCTGGAAACCTCGGCCTGGGCCATGGAACTGGCCGGGCCGTTGCTCCTGGGCCTTGACCGGCTCTGCCTGGCCATTTTCATCGTGGAGATCGGGCTGAAGCTGTACGCCCAGCGCCGCAGCTTCTTCAGGGAAGGGTGGAATGTCTTCGATTTCCTGGTAGTGGCCATCTCCCTGGTGCCCAGCCATGGGGGATTGGCCGTGCTGCGATCGTTGCGCGTGCTCCGGGTGATGCGGATGATCTCCGCGCTGCCGAACATGCGCCGCGTCATCGCCGCCATGCTCCACGCCCTGCCCGGAGTCAGCTCCGTGGCCGGAATCGTGGGCATCATCTTCTACGTCGGGGCGGTGATCTCCACCAAGCTGTTCTCCGCGTCCTTCCCGGAGTGGTTCGGCTCGGTCGGCGGCTCGTTGTACACCTTGTTCCAGATCATGACCCTGGAAAGTTGGTCCATGGGCATCGTCCGACCGGTGATGGAGGTCTACCCGCAAGCCTGGATGTTCTTCGTGCCGTTCATCATCGTGACCACGTACACGGTCATCAATCTGGTGGTGGGAATCATCGTCGGAGCGATGGAGGAAAAGGCCATTGAGGAAGGAACGAAAGAGGACCCAGCCAAGGTCTGGCTGAAGTTGGAAAGCCGCCTGGAGGGCATGGACGCCAAGCTGGCGGAATTACTGAAGGAAAGAAACGGGCGAAGCGACGGTCCGCGCTAA
- a CDS encoding M16 family metallopeptidase, with amino-acid sequence MNRPTTNLVFQPSVGPAALALLVLLGFLCGPTTPARAADFETWTTSNGLRVLFAPAPALPMLDIRLVFDAGSARDGEHGGLARMTNLALAFGTPELDADTVAERFESVGAQFSTSAARDMAIVHLRTLTEPDWMETAVATLVSLLADPAFPEDDLARARRQTLQALQRERQEPGAVAAREFYRLAYGDHPYAAHPLGTEQSVPTLEKTLIQFFYQHHYTAQNAVLALTGDLSLDAAQALSRRIAATLPQGERPSALPSPELPSEPILEHIPFPSEQAHIFMGGPLLRLDDPDRFPLSVANHVFGGGGFTSRLFQDVRTERGLAYSVSSHIQPMAAEGPFLITMQTGVHHAAEALSVLRDALAVFINEGVTEEELAASKDNIIGRFPLGLASNSDIAATLGMIGFYDLAPDYLTTYTDHVARVTREDAGDALARRLMADRMVTVVVGGPDGILDELRDEHPDNRSGKPFEES; translated from the coding sequence ATGAACCGTCCGACCACTAATCTCGTTTTCCAGCCTTCCGTCGGCCCGGCCGCCCTTGCCCTGCTGGTGCTGCTCGGTTTCCTTTGCGGGCCGACAACCCCGGCCCGGGCCGCTGATTTTGAAACCTGGACCACGTCCAACGGGCTGCGCGTGCTCTTCGCTCCGGCCCCGGCCCTGCCCATGCTGGACATCCGGCTGGTCTTCGACGCCGGTTCGGCCCGGGACGGCGAACATGGCGGGTTGGCCCGGATGACCAACCTGGCCCTGGCCTTCGGCACGCCGGAGCTGGACGCGGACACCGTGGCCGAGCGCTTCGAGTCCGTTGGGGCTCAGTTCAGCACCAGCGCGGCTCGGGACATGGCCATCGTCCATCTGCGCACCCTGACCGAGCCGGACTGGATGGAAACCGCCGTGGCGACCCTTGTTTCCCTGCTCGCGGACCCGGCCTTTCCCGAGGACGACCTGGCCAGGGCTCGCCGCCAGACCCTGCAAGCCCTGCAGCGGGAGCGCCAGGAGCCCGGGGCCGTCGCTGCCAGGGAGTTCTACCGGCTGGCCTACGGCGATCATCCCTACGCCGCCCATCCGCTGGGGACGGAACAAAGCGTCCCCACCCTGGAAAAAACGCTGATCCAGTTTTTTTACCAACACCACTACACCGCGCAAAACGCCGTTCTGGCCCTGACCGGCGACCTGTCCTTGGACGCCGCGCAAGCATTGAGCCGACGCATCGCCGCAACCCTGCCCCAGGGCGAGCGGCCCTCGGCCCTACCCTCACCGGAATTGCCGTCCGAACCGATCCTGGAGCACATTCCCTTTCCCTCGGAGCAGGCTCATATTTTCATGGGTGGGCCACTCCTGCGCCTGGACGACCCGGACCGTTTTCCCCTGAGCGTGGCCAACCACGTTTTCGGAGGCGGCGGGTTCACCTCCCGGCTCTTTCAGGATGTCCGCACCGAACGCGGGCTGGCCTACTCCGTTTCCAGCCACATTCAGCCCATGGCCGCGGAAGGCCCGTTCCTGATCACCATGCAGACCGGAGTCCATCACGCCGCCGAGGCCCTGTCGGTGCTTCGCGACGCCCTGGCCGTCTTCATCAACGAGGGCGTGACCGAAGAGGAGCTGGCCGCTTCCAAGGACAACATCATCGGCCGCTTTCCCTTGGGCTTGGCCTCCAACAGCGACATCGCGGCGACCCTGGGGATGATCGGGTTTTACGACCTTGCGCCGGACTACCTGACCACGTACACCGACCACGTCGCGCGGGTCACCCGGGAAGACGCCGGAGACGCCCTGGCCCGTCGGCTGATGGCGGACCGGATGGTCACGGTGGTCGTGGGTGGGCCGGATGGCATATTGGACGAACTTCGGGATGAGCATCCGGATAACCGTTCAGGGAAACCGTTCGAGGAAAGCTAA
- a CDS encoding DUF6485 family protein, which yields MTKNSQCPRIRINTKFCTCTHQGCPKHGLCCECLHYHRQRRELPACYFTEDEERSYNRSIEFFVQRRTPK from the coding sequence ATGACCAAGAACAGTCAATGTCCGCGAATCCGAATCAACACCAAATTTTGCACATGTACGCATCAGGGCTGTCCGAAGCATGGGCTGTGCTGCGAGTGCCTGCATTATCATCGCCAGCGTCGCGAACTGCCGGCGTGTTATTTCACTGAGGATGAAGAGCGTTCCTACAATCGAAGCATCGAATTTTTCGTGCAAAGACGCACGCCCAAATGA
- a CDS encoding Fur family transcriptional regulator — MHDARNQFFHFLSKKKLKFTAQRGLIFDVFWNTRDHVSPEELYNLVKLIDPRVGQATVYRTLKLLSDSGIAREVNFGDGVSRYEPTFGQAHHDHLICTSCGRSEEVVDHQIESLQEQLAKDHDFTLTGHKMYLFGLCPQCRGSGRKQ; from the coding sequence ATGCACGATGCGCGCAATCAGTTTTTCCACTTCCTGAGCAAGAAAAAGCTCAAGTTCACCGCCCAGCGTGGCCTGATTTTCGACGTTTTCTGGAACACCAGAGACCACGTCTCCCCCGAGGAACTCTACAATCTGGTCAAGCTGATCGACCCGCGTGTCGGACAAGCCACCGTGTACCGAACCCTGAAACTCCTCTCCGACTCCGGGATCGCCCGGGAGGTCAACTTCGGAGACGGCGTCTCCCGCTACGAGCCGACCTTCGGCCAAGCCCATCACGACCACCTGATCTGCACCAGTTGCGGCCGCAGCGAAGAAGTCGTGGACCATCAAATTGAAAGCCTCCAGGAACAACTGGCCAAGGACCACGACTTTACCTTGACCGGCCACAAAATGTACCTGTTCGGTCTGTGCCCGCAATGCCGGGGAAGCGGCCGAAAACAGTAA
- a CDS encoding four helix bundle protein, with product MGFGHEKLDVYRTSIEYVGWAYRFCETLKGHRNAKDQLLRASQAIPLNIAEGNGKATDGDRRRYFEIARGSALECGAIQDVLQVCGAFSPEENATRKALLDRIVAMLTKLGQRGYTVREDQPHYTVGIDPDPDYDPDTEGNQEQTDRQQLAPGDS from the coding sequence ATGGGATTTGGACACGAGAAACTGGATGTATACCGTACTTCGATCGAGTATGTCGGCTGGGCCTATCGTTTCTGTGAAACACTAAAGGGTCATCGCAACGCCAAGGACCAGCTTCTGCGTGCTTCGCAAGCGATCCCGCTGAACATTGCCGAAGGTAACGGTAAAGCCACTGACGGAGATCGACGGCGCTATTTCGAGATTGCACGCGGTTCTGCGTTGGAATGCGGCGCCATCCAGGATGTCCTGCAAGTCTGTGGAGCGTTTTCGCCAGAAGAGAATGCGACCCGCAAAGCCTTACTGGACCGCATCGTGGCGATGCTGACGAAACTCGGGCAACGAGGCTACACAGTGCGTGAGGACCAACCACACTACACAGTCGGAATCGATCCCGATCCCGATTACGACCCCGACACCGAGGGGAACCAGGAGCAGACGGATCGCCAACAACTGGCTCCAGGCGACAGCTAG
- the msrB gene encoding peptide-methionine (R)-S-oxide reductase MsrB has protein sequence MAEAKESTMQHAPETIQTATLAGGCFWCLESDLRKLDGVLEAISGYTGGTVESPTYEQVTGGRTGHVEAVQVRFDPAKTSYTEILDAFWRSIDPTDPGGQFADRGSQYKTAVFYHDESQRITAEASKQALDASGRFSRPVATPILPAQAFYPAEDSHQSYSETNPAHYQRYRELSGRQPFLDAHWSDTVVQPRTTAKGFAAPFVKPSRDELQTRLTPLQFQVTQENGTEPPFKNAYWDNKRPGIYVDVVSGEPLFSTLDKFDSGTGWPSFSKPLVAENITEHVDRKLFMRRIEVRSKHADSHLGHVFPDGPASTGLRYCINSAALRFIPQEDLELEGYGQFTTLFQE, from the coding sequence ATGGCTGAAGCCAAGGAGAGCACCATGCAGCACGCCCCTGAAACCATCCAGACGGCCACCCTGGCCGGCGGGTGCTTCTGGTGTCTGGAATCCGACCTCCGCAAACTGGACGGCGTCCTGGAGGCGATTTCCGGCTACACCGGAGGAACCGTGGAATCCCCCACCTATGAGCAGGTGACCGGCGGCCGAACCGGCCACGTCGAAGCGGTCCAGGTCCGGTTCGATCCCGCGAAGACATCCTATACCGAAATCCTGGATGCCTTTTGGCGCTCCATTGATCCCACGGACCCCGGCGGTCAGTTCGCGGATCGCGGATCGCAGTACAAGACCGCCGTCTTCTATCACGACGAATCCCAGCGCATCACCGCCGAAGCCTCCAAGCAGGCCCTCGACGCCTCCGGCCGGTTCTCCCGGCCCGTGGCCACGCCGATCCTTCCGGCCCAAGCCTTCTATCCCGCCGAGGACTCCCACCAGAGCTATTCCGAAACCAACCCGGCCCACTATCAGCGATACCGGGAGCTGTCCGGTCGCCAGCCCTTCCTGGACGCGCATTGGAGCGACACCGTGGTCCAGCCGCGCACCACGGCCAAGGGATTTGCCGCCCCGTTCGTCAAGCCTTCCCGTGACGAACTGCAAACCAGGCTGACCCCGCTTCAGTTCCAGGTCACCCAGGAGAATGGAACGGAGCCGCCTTTCAAGAACGCCTACTGGGACAACAAACGCCCGGGCATCTACGTGGACGTGGTTTCCGGAGAACCGCTGTTCAGCACCCTGGACAAGTTTGATTCCGGCACGGGATGGCCCAGCTTCTCCAAGCCCCTGGTCGCCGAGAACATCACCGAGCACGTGGACCGCAAGCTGTTCATGCGCCGCATCGAGGTCCGCAGCAAACACGCCGACTCCCACCTGGGCCACGTCTTCCCCGACGGCCCGGCGTCCACCGGCCTGCGCTACTGCATCAATTCCGCGGCCCTGCGCTTCATCCCCCAGGAAGATTTGGAGTTGGAGGGCTACGGGCAATTCACGACGCTGTTTCAGGAATAG
- the pgi gene encoding glucose-6-phosphate isomerase codes for MSTLTATSAWKTLAGHAEVMKRRHMRDLFAEDAGRFERFSATVSDILVDYSKNLITEETMHRLLDLAREAEVETWRGRMFGGERINFTENRAVLHVALRNRSERAIKVDGRDVMPDVRAVLAKMRTFSDAVRDGIWLGFTGKRVRDVVNIGIGGSDLGPYMVTEALKSYGHPDLRMHFVSNVDGTHIAETLKECDPETTLFLVASKTFTTQETLTNAHTAKDWLLRALNDPAAVAKHFAAMSTNTKKVREFGIDPTNMFEFWDWVGGRYSLWSAIGLPIGVFIGMDRFEELLDGAFVMDEHFRTAPLERNVPVILALLGIWYNNFLGAQSHAILPYDQYLHRFPAYFQQGDMESNGKRVTRDGEAADHSTGPVIWGEPGTNGQHAFYQLIHQGTKLIPADFLAPAQSHNPLGDHHQILLSNFFAQTEALMRGKTEDEARKELEASGMDRARIEKILPHKVFPGNRPTNSILFPKLTPHVLGSLIALYEHKIFVQGVIWRINSFDQWGVELGKELAKAILPELPGDAPVSGHDASTNGLITAYKKMRG; via the coding sequence ATGAGCACATTGACGGCAACATCCGCCTGGAAGACCCTGGCAGGCCATGCCGAGGTCATGAAGCGTCGGCACATGCGCGATCTTTTCGCCGAGGACGCCGGTCGATTCGAGCGGTTCTCGGCCACGGTAAGCGATATTCTCGTGGACTACTCCAAGAATCTCATCACCGAAGAGACCATGCACCGGTTGCTGGACTTGGCTCGGGAAGCCGAGGTGGAAACGTGGCGGGGCAGGATGTTCGGCGGGGAGCGGATCAATTTTACGGAAAACCGGGCTGTTTTGCATGTGGCGCTGCGTAATCGGTCCGAGCGGGCGATCAAGGTTGACGGACGGGACGTGATGCCGGATGTCCGGGCGGTGTTGGCCAAGATGCGCACCTTCAGCGACGCGGTCCGCGATGGGATATGGCTGGGGTTTACCGGCAAGCGGGTTCGGGACGTGGTCAACATCGGCATCGGCGGATCAGACCTGGGGCCGTACATGGTTACCGAGGCGCTGAAGTCCTACGGCCATCCGGATCTGCGGATGCATTTCGTGTCCAATGTGGACGGCACGCACATCGCTGAAACCCTGAAGGAGTGCGACCCGGAAACCACGCTGTTCCTGGTGGCGTCCAAGACCTTCACCACCCAGGAAACCCTGACCAATGCCCACACGGCCAAGGATTGGCTGCTGCGCGCCCTGAACGACCCGGCGGCCGTGGCCAAACACTTCGCGGCCATGTCCACGAACACGAAGAAGGTGCGGGAATTCGGCATCGACCCGACGAACATGTTCGAGTTCTGGGACTGGGTCGGCGGACGCTATTCCCTGTGGTCGGCCATCGGGCTGCCCATAGGCGTGTTCATCGGCATGGACCGCTTCGAGGAGCTGCTGGACGGGGCCTTTGTCATGGACGAGCATTTCCGGACCGCCCCGCTGGAGCGCAACGTGCCGGTGATTCTGGCCTTGCTGGGCATCTGGTACAACAACTTTTTGGGCGCCCAGAGCCATGCCATTTTGCCGTACGACCAGTACTTGCATCGTTTCCCGGCCTATTTTCAGCAGGGCGACATGGAGAGCAACGGCAAGCGGGTTACCCGTGACGGCGAGGCGGCGGACCACTCCACCGGCCCGGTGATCTGGGGCGAACCCGGAACCAACGGCCAGCACGCCTTTTATCAGCTCATTCACCAGGGCACCAAGCTGATTCCCGCGGACTTCCTGGCTCCGGCCCAGAGCCACAACCCTCTGGGCGACCATCACCAAATCCTGCTCTCCAACTTCTTCGCCCAGACCGAGGCTTTGATGCGCGGCAAGACCGAGGACGAGGCGCGCAAGGAATTGGAGGCCTCGGGCATGGACCGGGCGCGGATCGAAAAGATCCTGCCGCACAAGGTTTTTCCGGGCAATCGACCCACCAACTCGATCCTCTTTCCAAAGTTGACGCCCCACGTCCTGGGCAGTCTGATCGCCTTGTACGAACACAAGATTTTCGTCCAGGGCGTCATCTGGCGGATTAACTCTTTTGACCAGTGGGGCGTGGAGCTGGGCAAGGAACTGGCCAAGGCCATCCTGCCGGAACTGCCCGGGGACGCCCCTGTTTCCGGTCATGACGCGTCCACCAACGGACTGATCACGGCGTACAAGAAGATGCGCGGGTGA
- a CDS encoding GAF domain-containing protein — MTLVPNPMDSLNMGCLKHLLGIVANSFDAYSTVLFLPDEEGVLRMAAHFSLGNDVAEGTEVVPGKGLVGWILRNDQPLLVNNFELQTESLGYYSGRSESAVKSFMGCPLRDGQGIVCVDSKKSYSFSTKDQKILHQFAEFISKLQLDSCRQETNRQDFIYYQALRELQELRQRYPLWSAYLNQFLHILARTTRIKHVALAARDEYGQNFFIEGWTDDFPINQRSKNEKYPFGSGLVGWVFKNEKPVFSADAESGHTGSTLFGKDVIGGLALHTVICLPLSVHKRTRAVLILADEAPRDISDEMRFFLRLVTEYLEFFLENLYLKNQLTKLRAQLSPKTSLIFPNTDDQDLPPS; from the coding sequence ATGACACTTGTCCCAAATCCCATGGACTCCTTGAACATGGGGTGCCTGAAGCACCTTCTCGGCATCGTGGCCAATTCCTTTGACGCTTACTCGACGGTGCTGTTTCTGCCCGACGAGGAAGGCGTCCTGAGGATGGCGGCGCACTTCAGCCTCGGGAACGACGTGGCCGAGGGGACGGAGGTCGTGCCGGGCAAGGGGTTGGTGGGCTGGATTCTGCGCAACGATCAGCCGCTCCTGGTCAACAACTTCGAGTTGCAGACCGAGTCTTTGGGATACTATTCCGGGCGAAGCGAATCCGCGGTCAAGTCGTTCATGGGATGTCCCTTGCGCGACGGGCAGGGGATCGTCTGCGTGGACAGCAAAAAAAGTTACTCCTTCAGCACCAAGGACCAAAAAATCCTGCATCAGTTCGCGGAATTTATTTCCAAATTGCAATTGGATTCCTGCCGCCAGGAGACCAATAGGCAGGATTTCATCTACTACCAGGCCTTGCGGGAACTCCAGGAGCTTCGCCAACGGTATCCGCTTTGGTCCGCCTATCTGAATCAATTCCTCCATATCTTGGCCCGCACCACGCGGATCAAACACGTCGCCCTGGCCGCGCGAGACGAGTACGGCCAGAATTTTTTCATTGAGGGCTGGACGGACGATTTTCCCATCAATCAGCGTTCGAAAAACGAAAAATATCCCTTCGGCAGTGGGCTCGTGGGCTGGGTGTTCAAAAACGAGAAGCCGGTCTTTTCCGCGGACGCCGAGTCCGGCCATACCGGGTCGACCCTTTTCGGCAAGGACGTTATCGGGGGGCTGGCCTTGCATACCGTGATCTGCCTGCCGCTGAGCGTGCATAAGCGGACCAGGGCGGTGCTGATCCTCGCCGATGAGGCCCCGCGGGATATCAGCGATGAAATGCGGTTTTTTTTGCGTCTGGTCACGGAGTATCTGGAGTTTTTCCTGGAAAATCTTTATCTGAAAAACCAGTTGACCAAACTGCGAGCCCAACTTTCCCCAAAAACTTCGCTGATCTTTCCAAATACCGACGACCAGGACTTGCCACCAAGCTGA
- a CDS encoding rod shape-determining protein, producing MFFQRFFSFMSKDLAMDLGTANTLVYTPKDGIVLNEPSVVALDNRSGNVLAVGREAKEFLGRTPKSIRAIRPLKDGVIADFEVTKEMIAYFVRKVIRGMRLVKPMIIIGVPAGITQVEKRAVIESGTQAGAREVRLIEEPMAAAIGAGLPIDQPIGNMVVDIGGGTTEVAVLSLSSVAYSESVRIAGDEMNEAIQRYVQDKYQMLIGENMSEKVKITIGSAHPLKTPLSIEIGGKNMVDGNPRTLILHDAEIRDAIQEPVNAIVLAVRRALEKTPPELVADVATNGLYLAGGGALLKGLDDRISESSHIQVIKDDDPLTTVVRGVGKVLEDQKRYASVFIN from the coding sequence ATGTTTTTTCAACGTTTTTTTTCGTTCATGAGCAAGGACTTGGCCATGGACCTGGGAACGGCCAACACCCTGGTCTATACGCCCAAAGACGGGATCGTCCTGAACGAGCCGTCCGTCGTGGCCCTGGACAACCGAAGTGGAAACGTGCTGGCCGTGGGCAGGGAGGCCAAGGAGTTTCTGGGGCGGACCCCGAAAAGCATCCGGGCTATTCGTCCGTTGAAGGACGGAGTCATCGCGGACTTCGAGGTCACCAAGGAAATGATCGCCTACTTCGTGCGCAAGGTGATCCGGGGGATGCGGTTGGTCAAGCCGATGATCATCATCGGCGTGCCGGCGGGCATTACACAGGTGGAAAAGCGGGCGGTCATCGAGTCCGGGACCCAGGCCGGAGCCCGCGAAGTCCGGTTGATCGAGGAGCCGATGGCCGCGGCCATCGGCGCGGGGTTGCCCATTGACCAGCCCATCGGGAACATGGTCGTGGACATCGGTGGCGGCACCACCGAGGTGGCCGTGCTTTCGCTTTCTTCCGTGGCCTACTCCGAGTCCGTGCGCATTGCCGGGGACGAGATGAACGAGGCGATTCAACGGTACGTGCAGGACAAGTACCAGATGTTGATCGGTGAAAACATGTCTGAAAAGGTCAAGATCACCATCGGTTCGGCCCATCCGTTGAAGACGCCGCTTTCCATCGAAATCGGCGGAAAAAACATGGTGGACGGCAACCCCCGCACCCTGATCCTGCACGACGCCGAAATCCGGGATGCCATCCAGGAGCCGGTCAACGCCATCGTCCTGGCGGTCCGCAGGGCCCTGGAAAAGACCCCGCCGGAACTGGTGGCCGACGTGGCCACCAACGGCCTGTACCTGGCCGGAGGCGGGGCGCTGCTCAAGGGACTGGACGATCGTATTTCCGAAAGTTCCCATATCCAGGTGATCAAGGACGACGATCCACTGACCACCGTGGTGCGCGGCGTGGGGAAGGTTCTTGAGGACCAGAAGCGTTACGCTTCGGTATTTATCAATTAG